A genomic region of Ficedula albicollis isolate OC2 chromosome 12, FicAlb1.5, whole genome shotgun sequence contains the following coding sequences:
- the PROK2 gene encoding prokineticin-2, translated as MVYQCSEVETACDRDQQCGAGMCCAVSLWMRSLRMCTPMGNLGEECHPLSHRVPFSGRRMHHTCPCLPGLACLRTAHSRFRCLPDFRKEDVFF; from the exons ATGGTCTATCAGTGCTCAGAAGTTGAGACT GCCTGTGACCGGGACCAGCAGTGcggggctgggatgtgctgcgCCGTCAGCCTCTGGATGCGCAGCCTGAGGATGTGCACCCCCATGGGAAACCTGGGAGAGGAGTGCCACCCCCTGAGCCACAGG GTGCCCTTCTCTGGGCGGAGGATGCACCACACCTGCCCGTGCCTCCCGGGCCTGGCCTGCCTCAGGACTGCCCACAGCAGGTTCAGGTGCCTGCCAGACTTCAGAAAAGAAGACGTCTTTTTTTAG